In one Drosophila pseudoobscura strain MV-25-SWS-2005 chromosome X, UCI_Dpse_MV25, whole genome shotgun sequence genomic region, the following are encoded:
- the Gug gene encoding arginine-glutamic acid dipeptide repeats protein isoform X4, with product MAASTQGEIRVGPGHQVNDVYAKLPDYNPISSFPIDKETDERELEESRWSPGVVADGDLLMFLRAARSMAAFQGMCDGGLEDGCLAASRDDTTINALDVLHDSGYDPGKALQALVKCPVSKGIDKKWTEDETKKFIKGLRQFGKNFFRIHKDLLPHKDTPELVEFYYLWKKTPGANNNRPHRRRRQSALRRNRVTRANNNTPPKKEDTPEPQTATTAATATGSASETASRSSPAVSKEENSSLTEDDASECDSDSSLTNKRDESPSRMRTRNKQQNNNNNNSNNNNSSSNTTTNSSSSSSTASNSGGGGGGASVGGSSAGGGSAAAGATATNSSSKDQSTTNNAVANGKRPKRGSETPDAGGGASSVDSPKTPTKAVAESSATKRKGGKQDTPNKKKRTEQEQANDQAANAGVGAGGVGGSDENISSLKEKRKQQRPDSPVESMNSDSRPDSVLDDGESNTTDTTTAEQQSTKDSKELMLNCKEEREMATNDGDGLHLEPKTEEKSIKAEVASEDCSKEALSIKNMDEETNIQAPNSVDGLLLKDSPANTIQQDCGVPPVNTVAAPLTMKVPTIATVEALNASVERKEAIEKMETCESDPDLLKKLATIKQEVSPQQQHQQQQQQQQPPQQPPQQQQQLNPISIQPPPACPPTEAVYIKKEPMDDSMDATCNQNSNEPQDLKVKIEIKNEDSLKHNAGGLPLTGPGVPPTSMHSHSMAGGESGQPPLGEPLHLSHLPHGQQPLQPPPASYLIDAQLKYGPPGGQQQQQQQQPPQLPQLHSDPAGAGGNGPPQGGPNTSQKYPPEMEMKFTPQDLKYPPPPPLDALKYSQEMQAVAAAAAAAAAAAAGKYDMKYMIEQPGKYPVELSAAHQPPLKQGYQDSLKIPDVKSGFGHLPHNMASQLDVAHKYGPPPTSQEQQQQQQQQQQQQQQQQQQQQQQSQPPAHQVPPGATPPPGIAMPKPHYQHDVQTPPLGRPFEPGMMHKYGDPLAAKYGPPQPQDLKYPMPPVVSAAGPVDVKPYGENLIKSSPYGPPPESPIDASSRSTPGQDSQGSNSNSQPSSMAPQPQQFQSPHPSPHMPSPAGGGLPPGMHPQNLIHGLPPGGAGGPQPPPPPTSLHQSSSGAPGVPPGMHPGLHPGQHSQMSVASSMPPSSIGIPPTLSTMAPSHMHPHMHPHHLQQVLHRPHDMPPSMHPHAPMTMSLQGHPQHGHGLPPSHAPQQQQQQQQPPGGPAGTVRTPSPAQHPPRSLHDPQSREQPPTSQPSTTMAGSGGGHGNPHQSPHTHRTSPLPGLAGNGHPPPGLIGHPMPIHPHLAHLPPGHPAHAALAHPGHHLLSHSIAGLGPGGGPIALLAGPGGLGGLPESALSRRTPPSHMPHSHVSSAPNTPHSVASMTSSSMALTTSTVPSSAFSRASPSVQISSGAGSAGPGSSSSNTPGGGQSNSSAAAAAAAAHRAASPASSVSSLSRQSPLHPVPQSPLSHHPSSSALSAAAAAVAERDRHALLRQQSPHMTPPPVSNASGLMASPLSKMYAPQPGQRGLGTSPPPHLRPGASPPVIRHPQMPLPLPLIAPGGGIPQIGVHPGQSPYPHPLLHPSVFYSPHHHPFNSHYGYAPYGPGFPAYMKPPPPSGPLDPAAVMAAHHAGLQGPPQQQQSRQDEQNAAAAAAARDAAEKQHHQAAAAAAAQQQQQQQQMKGPPQQQQQGGPQPNKPPTPKTPQGPGGPGVPVGMGGPGTPTGLPPGAYPGSHMPGYPPGPPHGSPFAPQDGQPHGMKPTSHMDALRAHAHSANSAGMGGGHHPTEPLPIDIEPDPEPDIPSPTHNIQRGPSPEAKPDDTECHRSQSAIFVRHIDRGDYNSCTRTDLIFKPVADSKLARKREERDRKLAEKERERRQQQQQQQQQQQQQQAAAAQQAAQQAKMKAELKPPYADTPALRQLSEYARPHVAFSPVEQMVPYHHPMGPMYRERELEEIKNAQAAAASQSRLDPHWMEYYRRGIHPSQFPLYANPAISQMERERLGIPPPHHVGLDPGEHMIRLTREYHAHSHTHLHLPLHPQPQPPEAGFQLPPNVGQYPRPNMLIPREPHSDVLLRMSYADQLQYLQAAEFQRQSLHDQYFRQRPR from the exons ATGGCGGCCTCCACTCAAGGAGAAATTCGAGTGGGTCCCGGCCACCAGGTAAACGATGTCTAT GCAAAACTGCCCGATTATAATCCAATCTCAAGCTTCCCCATCGACAAGGAAACCGATGAACGTGAACTAGAGGAATCAAGATGGAGTCCAGGCGTTGTGGCCGATGGCGATTTGTTAATGTTCTTGCGTGCTGCCCGCTCGATGGCCGCATTTCAAGGAATGTGTGATGGCGGACTAGAAGACGGTTGTTTGGCTGCCAGTCGCGACGACACAACAATTAACGCACTCGACGTG CTCCACGATTCTGGCTACGATCCAGGCAAAGCTCTACAAGCACTAGTTAAGTGCCCCGTTTCGAAGGGCATCGACAAGAAGTGGACCGAGGACGAAACGAAAAAGTTTATCAAGGGTCTGCGACAATTTGGCAAGAATTTCTTTAGGATCCACAAGGATCTGCTGCCGCACAAGGACACCCCCGAGCTGGTCGAATTCTACTATCTGTGGAAGAAGACGCCCGGCGCGAACAACAATCGGCCGCACCGGCGACGCAGACAGAGCGCCCTGCGACGCAATCGTGTCACGCGCGCAAATAATAATACACCTCCCAAGAAGGAGGACACACCGGAACCACAAACTGCGAcgacggcggcgacggcgacggggTCGGCGTCAGAGACGGCGAGTCGCTCATCGCCCGCTGTCTCCAAGGAGGAGAACAGCTCTCTCACCGAGGACGACGCCAGCGAGTGTGACAGTGATTCGAGTCTGACCAACAAAAGGGATGAATCACCCTCTAGGATGAGGACGCGCAATAAACAACagaataacaacaacaacaacagcaataacaacaacagcagcagcaacaccaccaccaacagcagcagcagcagcagcacggccAGCAATAGCggaggtggcggcggtggtgcgTCCGTCGGTGGCAGCTCTGCGGGAGGCGGAAGCGCTGCTGCAGGCGCCACGGCCACCAACAGCTCCTCGAAGGATCAGTCCACCACCAACAACGCTGTGGCCAATGGCAAGCGGCCCAAGCGAGGCTCCGAGACGCCCGATGCCGGCGGTGGAGCCTCCTCGGTGGACAGTCCCAAGACTCCGACCAAGGCTGTGGCCGAGAGTTCGGCTACCAAGCGCAAGGGCGGCAAACAGGACACGCCCAACAAGAAGAAGCGCACCGAACAGGAGCAGGCGAACGACCAGGCAGCCAATGCTGGTGTGGGAGCGGGCGGTGTCGGTGGATCGGACGAAAACATCAGCAGCTTGAAGGAGAAGagaaagcagcagcggccCGACAGCCCCGTGGAGAGCATGAACTCGGACAGCAGGCCGGACTCTGTGCTGGACGACGGCGAGTCGAATACCACGGACACGACCACCGCCGAACAGCAGTCGACCAAGGACAGCAAGGAGTTGATGCTCAACTGCAAGGAGGAGCGGGAGATGGCCACCAACGATGGTGATGGCCTCCACCTGGAGCCCAAAACGGAGGAGAAGTCCATCAAGGCAGAGGTCGCCTCGGAGGACTGCAGCAAGGAGGCGCTCTCGATCAAGAACATGGACGAGGAGACGAACATCCAGGCTCCGAACAGCGTGGATGGGCTGCTGCTTAAGGATTCCCCTGCCAACACAATCCAGCAGGACTGTGGTGTGCCTCCGGTTAATACCGTGGCAGCGCCTCTCACCATGAAGGTGCCGACCATTGCCACCGTGGAGGCGCTGAATGCCTCCGTGGAGCGCAAGGAGGCCATCGAGAAGATGGAGACCTGCGAGAGCGATCCCGATCTGCTCAAGAAGCTGGCCACCATCAAGCAGGAGGTCTCtccccaacagcagcatcagcaacagcagcagcagcagcagccgccccagcagccgccgcagcaacagcagcagttgaATCCCATATCCATTCAGCCGCCACCTGCGTGTCCGCCCACGGAGGCGGTGTATATCAAGAAAGAGCCCATGGACGATTCGATGGATGCCACCTGCAATCAGAACAGCAACGAACCGCAGGACCTGAAGGTGAAGATTGAGATCAAGAACGAGGACTCGCTGAAGCACAACGCGGGAGGACTGCCGCTCACGGGGCCTGGGGTGCCGCCCACCTCCATGCATTCCCATTCGATGGCCGGTGGCGAGAGTGGGCAGCCGCCTTTGGGTGAGCCGCTGCATCTGTCGCATCTGCCACACGGccagcagccgctgcagccACCTCCCGCCAGCTATCTGATCGATGCCCAGCTGAAGTATGGCCCGCCGGgaggacaacagcagcaacaacagcagcagcctccacAGCTTCCGCAGCTGCACAGCGATCCGGCTGGAGCGGGCGGCAATGGACCACCCCAAGGCGGACCCAACACATCGCAAAAGTACCCGCCCGAAATGGAGATGAAATTCACGCCGCAGGATCTCAAGTatccgccgccaccgccgctggACGCACTCAAGTACAGCCAGGAAATGCAGGCGgttgccgctgcagcagccgctgctgccgccgccgcggcTGGCAAGTACGACATGAAGTACATGATTGAGCAGCCCGGCAAGTATCCGGTGGAGTTGTCCGCCGCTCATCAGCCGCCATTGAAGCAGGGCTACCAGGATTCCCTCAAGATACCCGACGTCAAGTCGGGCTTTGGCCATCTGCCGCACAACATGGCCTCCCAGCTGGACGTGGCCCACAAGTACGGACCACCGCCGACGtcccaggagcagcagcagcagcagcaacaacaacaacagcagcagcaacagcagcagcaacaacagcagcagcagtcccagCCGCCGGCCCATCAGGTGCCGCCGGGTGCCACGCCACCGCCGGGCATAGCCATGCCCAAGCCGCATTATCAGCACGATGTGCAGACGCCGCCATTGGGACGGCCCTTCGAGCCTGGAATGATGCACAAATACGGAGATCCTCTGGCGGCCAAATATGGCCCGCCCCAGCCGCAGGATCTGAAGTATCCGATGCCACCAGTCGTCTCCGCGGCGGGACCCGTGGACGTGAAGCCATACGGCGAGAACCTGATAAAGTCCTCCCCGTATGGCCCGCCCCCAGAGAGCCCTATAGACGCCTCGTCGCGCTCGACGCCTGGCCAGGACAGCcagggcagcaacagcaactcgcagccctcgtcgatggccccacagccgcagcagttCCAGTCGCCGCATCCCTCGCCTCACATGCCTTCACCCGCAGGCGGCGGCCTGCCGCCTGGGATGCATCCTCAAAATCTCATCCATGGCCTGCCGCCGGGTGGGGCCGGTGGAccccagccaccgccaccgcccacATCCCTGCACCAGTCGTCGAGTGGTGCGCCGGGCGTTCCGCCGGGTATGCATCCGGGACTGCATCCGGGACAGCATTCGCAGATGTCGGTGGCCTCCTCGATGCCGCCCAGCTCGATCGGGATACCACCCACGCTGTCGACGATGGCGCCCTCGCATATGCATCCCCACATGCATCCGCATCATCTGCAGCAGGTGCTCCATCGGCCGCACGACATGCCACCCAGCATGCATCCGCACGCTCCGATGACCATGTCCCTGCAAGGACATCCGCAACATGGTCACGGACTGCCGCCCTCCCACGccccccaacagcagcagcagcaacagcagccgcctgGAGGTCCCGCCGGCACAGTGCGCACTCCATCGCCAGCCCAGCATCCGCCACGCAGTCTGCACGATCCCCAGTCGCGGGAGCAGCCGCCCACGTCGCAGCCCTCGACAACGATGGCCGGATCCGGCGGTGGTCATGGCAATCCGCACCAATCCCCGCATACGCATCGCACATCGCCGCTGCCGGGACTGGCGGGGAATGGCCATCCGCCGCCGGGACTCATTGGCCACCCAATGCCCATACATCCGCATCTGGCGCATCTTCCGCCGGGTCATCCGGCCCATGCGGCTCTCGCACATCCCGGACACCATCTGCTGTCGCACTCGATTGCCGGTCTGGGGCCGGGCGGCGGACCCATCGCTCTGCTAGCGGGTCCCGGAGGACTGGGCGGCCTGCCCGAGTCCGCCCTCAGTCGTCGCACCCCGCCCAGCCATATGCCCCATTCGCACGTCTCATCGGCACCGAATACGCCCCATTCGGTGGCCTCGATGACGTCCAGCAGCATGGCTCTGACTACCAGCACGGTGCCGTCGTCGGCCTTCAGCCGTGCCAGTCCCAGCGTTCAGATCTCGAGTGGAGCCGGTTCAGCCGGacctggcagcagcagcagcaacacgcCTGGCGGTGGCCAGAGCAACTCCtcggcagccgcagcagcagcagctgcccaTCGAGCAGCCTCTCCAGCCTCCAGTGTGAGCAGCCTCAGTCGCCAGAGCCCGCTGCATCCGGTGCCGCAGTCGCCGCTTAGCCATCATCCCTCATCTTCGGCATTgtcggcggcagcggcagccgtgGCCGAGCGGGATCGCCATGCCCTGCTGCGACAGCAGTCTCCGCATATGACGCCGCCACCCGTGTCTAATGCCTCGGGACTGATGGCCAGTCCGCTGAGCAAGATGTATGCCCCGCAGCCGGGCCAAAGGGGGCTAGGAACGTCACCGCCGCCGCATCTGCGACCGGGAGCCTCACCGCCGGTTATACGGCATCCGCAAATGCCGCTGCCATTGCCCCTGATTGCGCCGGGAGGAGGCATTCCACAGATCGGAGTGCATCCCGGCCAGTCGCCGTATCCACATCCACTGCTGCATCCCTCGGTCTTCTATTCGCCGCATCATCATCCCTTCAACTCGCATTACGGCTACGCACCGTACGGGCCTGGTTTCCCGGCCTACATGAAGCCGCCTCCACCGTCGGGACCTCTGGATCCCGCCGCCGTGATGGCCGCCCACCATGCCGGCCTGCAGGGCccgccgcaacagcagcagtcgcgACAGGACGAGCAGaacgccgccgctgctgctgcggcgcgAGATGCAGCCGAGAAGCAGCACCATCAGGCGgcggccgcagcggcagcccagcagcaacagcagcagcagcagatgaagGGCccgccccagcagcagcagcagggcggTCCGCAGCCCAACAAGCCGCCGACGCCAAAGACGCCCCAGGGTCCAGGGGGACCGGGTGTGCCAGTCGGCATGGGTGGGCCCGGAACGCCGACGGGCCTGCCGCCGGGTGCCTATCCGGGCTCCCATATGCCCGGCTACCCGCCTGGTCCGCCGCACGGCTCGCCTTTTGCCCCGCAAGATGGTCAGCCGCACGGCATGAAGCCCACTTCCCACATGGATGCCCTGCGAGCACACGCGCACTCGGCCAACTCGGCCGGCATGGGCGGAGGCCATCATCCAACGGAGCCAT TGCCCATTGACATTGAGCCGGATCCGGAGCCAGATATACCCAGTCCCACGCACAATATACAACGTGGTCCCAGTCCCGAGGCTAAGCCGGACGACACCGAATGCCATCGCTCCCAGTCTGCCAT ATTTGTCCGGCACATCGATCGCGGAGATTACAATTCCTGCACGAGAACGGATTTGATATTCAAGCCGGTGGCCGACTCGAAGCTAGCCCGAAAACGGGAGGAACGGGATCGCAAGCTGGCCGAGAAGGAGCGCGAACGGCGGCAG cagcagcaacaacagcaacagcagcagcaacaacagcaggcagcagccgctcaACAGGCGGCCCAGCAGGCCAAAATGAAGGCGGAACTAAAGCCCCCGTATGCAGATACGCCAGCCCTGCGACAACTCTCCGAATACGCACGCCCCCATGTCGCCTTCAG TCCTGTTGAGCAGATGGTGCCATATCATCATCCAATGGGCCCCATGTACAGAGAGAG GGAACTGGAAGAGATCAAGAACGCACAAGCCGCCGCGGCGAGTCAATCCCGCCTCGATCCGCACTGGATGGAGTACTACAGACG CGGCATACATCCCTCACAGTTCCCACTCTATGCGAATCCGGCGATATCGCAGATGGAGAGGGAACGTTTGGGTATACCGCCACCGCATCACGTAGGCCTTGATCCGGGCGAGCACATG ATACGATTGACGAGAGAATATCATGCACACTCTCATACTCATTTACATTTGCCTTTGCATCCACAGCCGCAACCACCGGAGGCCGGTTTCCAACTGCCAC CGAATGTTGGCCAATATCCACGCCCAAATATGCTTATACCTAGGGAGCCGCACTCGGATGTCCTGCTGCGCATGTCCTATGCCGATCAACTACAG tATTTGCAGGCCGCCGAGTTCCAGCGACAATCGCTGCACGATCAATACTTTAG ACAACGGCCCAGATAA